AGATCATAGTTGATGACAACAGGGACCTGCAATGCATCAGCGCCATGAAGGTCGGTGGTGACGAGGACACGGGATGATCCCGACTGGAGATCCTGGACGGCAGCATCTCTGGAGTGCTGGTCCATACCACCATGGCTTGCCGAGACAGTGTACCCCCTGCCTCTGATCTTTTCGGTCAGTGGCTTGACCTTCCGACGTGCGTTGACAAAGATGATGTTTTGCATGACGGCCATGGTGTCAAAAAGATCACATAATTTTTGAAACTTCGATTCTTCATTCTCAGCTTTAACATAGAACTGCTTAACACTAAAACCCTCAAGTTCTTCATCTTTCGGCACTATGACCTTCATAGGCTTATTCATGCACTTCCGGCAAAGTTCAAGAGCTTCATTGGACATGGCGGTAGAGAATACAGCAAACAGGATTTTGGCTGGGAGAAGCTGGATAATATCGTAGATCTGCAAGAAAGATGAATGGTCAGAAGTTACGAAAATAGATGCCACCATAGAACTGAACAAGATCTATTTTTATCGTTTCAAATAAAAAGAATAAGTAGTACGAGAGAAGTTCTGCAACCATTGTGATCACTATATAACTGAGCTGGTATGAGGATGCAAAACCAACCTGGTTCTTCAAACCTCCTGCGAGTATTTCATCAGCTTCATCCAAGACGAACATTCTGATGTTATCTGGACAAAGTGCTCGTCTTGTCAGCATGTTAAGAGCGCGGCCAGGAGTGGCGACAATAACCTGATTGCTGCTCGACGATATTTGCTTCTCCTCACGAATACTAGTTCCTCCAAGACAAGCATGAGCTTTGACACCTAGCCACTGACCAAGTGCTCCAATAACTTTCTCGGTCTCCTGTGCCAAGTCACGCGTTGGTACAAGAACCAAAGCTTGGCATTCCGTGGATCCATAATCGAGTCGCTGGAGAACTCCACAGGCAAGTGTCACAGTTGTTCCAGACAGTGACTGCTGGATAACATCCAGACCCTTGCAGAATGGGACAATTCCTCGTCGATGGATTGCAGAAGGCATCGCCAGACCTTCAAGAAAAATCACATTAAGACTTCACTATAATACATGTCAGAGTCAAGAAATAATTGTATACGCAAATAAGCATCTCAACATATTAACAAATAAAGTAGGAATTACCATATGCATATATTCCTTTCAGCAGATTTTCTCGAAGACCCATCTCAACGAAACTGTCATGGATTTCATTATATGTGTTGAACTCCTCATAAAATTGAgttagcctataccatgtcatgtTGAAAGTAATCAAATACCCATAAATATAAATGAAACAGTAAGACAAGACGAGAAACAAACAGACAGAAGTAAACTATCAGATCACATACCGCGTAGTCATCTTGGAAACAGGCTGCTTTCCATCAAACCGAGCTCCTTCTAGTACCGTTGCAGCCACGTCAACACCTTCAGGGACAGTGCAAACAAAGTACATATTAGCAAAATATTTTCTAACCCAAAACTTCAATAAAGCAGAGATGTTTCTCCTGTTCCATCAGAAACGTTGCCGAACTTTTATAGCAAAAGGGTTGGAACTAAACTCCTATTTTACTTTTTAAACACAACCATATCAAAATCAATGTTCTCAAAAAGCATCAATGCGTTGGATCAGAAATTAatcaatactccctctgtcccataatataagaacgtttttgacactagtgtcaaaaacgttcttatattatggacggagggagtatataaaatgGTTGAAGACAGTAAAACATAGTTTTCAATAATCAAACTCTTCTCATTTCTAAACAGGAATTTTGTCCATCAGGGTAATGTTCCCTCCTCAAATTAGTAAAGCAGTTACTGTTTTCCGCATAACTCATCTCACATCTCCCTAGTTGTTTTTGTATTCCATCTGTTTTAACCTTCTTTTGTTCAAGTTCATATTCTTATCTTATGTACGCTTTTTTGTAAAGCAGTAATGTAAGATGGTTTCCTTATGATCATGTAAACGCATGGCCCACCACAATTAGTAAGGCTGTCATCTTGCACGCTCTCTACAGTCCACGTGTTGGTGTACACACCTCTTATATTCCTAATTGTGTCACTCAAAAACTGAAAATCAGTTTGCTTTTCATTTTCTAAAGAGACTGGTAGTCAAATGCCATTTGGGTGTTTTCCTTCTAAATTGTGATAGAAGACTTAGTTCAGAACAGATTTGAAGGTATACAAGTATAACAATTTTATGCACATAGGATTTTGACTCACCTTTTGTTTGAGTTACTCTAATCATGCACGCTGAACTTCCCTTGATAGATTGTGCTCCTTCAGCTCCCAGAGTCTTCGCTGCTGTTTTGTTTCTCGTATAGTCCGCTGTACTGGTCCTTACGTTGTTGTCTTTATTCTCTCCATCTCCAAATTCTTCAGTCGACTCTGGTCCTTTTCCTAGTAAAGCTGTTTCTGCCATTTTCATTTCTTTCTCATGTTGCTTCTCTAATAAAAATTTTGAGTCCAACATATTGCATGTTAAGGTTGCAATCCTTGTGGCGTGACTGCTGCTCCCTGGGTTCATTCCTTTGTTCAGTTCCTTTGAAGCAAGTTGCCCCCCTGTGGATCCTTTTTGCTTGGGATCACTTCTTCTCTCGAATACAATTTTTATAGGTGGCTTCTGTATGCCTTCATGGGCACTGTTAGAACTGATGTCAGCAAACAAAGTGGAACCTTCTGTCGATTCTTTTTGCTTCCGATCTCTCCTTGTGTACACATTTTTTATAGGTGGCTTGTGCATACCTTCACGGGCAGATCAGAAATGGTGTCAGCAAACAAAGTGTCAACCAATTGGTATTGTGCCAAGAAAATTCACAACATACATGATATTTTTAATTATCTTTTTCAAGAACTGAGAATTCATTTATTTCCATTTACGAAAACAATTTTAGCCCATGCTCTTGTAAGTATTTTCCTTTTGATTTGATTTGGAAAGGAATTTCTCATAGCATATTTGATAAATATAGCACAGCAAAGCTCGCAAATGCGCAGTTTTCACTCACCTCTGGGGACCCTTTCAATGAAGCTCGTTGAAGTTGAACTTCCGCTTATGGATTGCCAACCTTCAGCTTTTGGAATGTCTTCTGTAGCTCTCTCAGAGTTCGTTCTGGTGCCCACTAAAGCACTTGCATTGTTTTCTTTGATCTCTCCATCAGTTCTTAAGTCTTCAGTGAACTTCGACACTTGCAGTAATGTAGCCATGTCAGTCTTCAGTTTCTTTTGATGATCCTTGTCGGAACAATCTTCCAAACACGACATATGATCACCTCTTGCTGAGCTTTCACTTGGGGATTGCCCCCCTTTTGCTGCTTTCTTTGAGTTTGTTGTGCTGGCTGCCATAGCACTTGCGCTGTTTTCCGTGATCTCTTCATCAGCTCTCAACTCTGCAATGAACTTCGCCACTTCCAGCAATGTAGCTCTTTCTGTTGTCTTCAGTTCTTCTTTACGTTCCTTGCCTGAGCAACTTCCAAAAGCCAAAGAATAATTGCCTAAGAAATCCATTCCTTTGTTCGGTGTTTCTGGAGGTACCTCAATACCTTCTTCTCTTATATCTACATATTCCTTCATGCCGCTAACATTCCGTTCTTCTACTTCCTTCCATTGCCCTTCTATCCTTTTTACTTTGTCTCCAATCATGAACTCGACTAGTCTAGAAGACCATCCAAACACAAAGTGGCAAGAGAAAGGAGCACCAACAAGACTTCCCAATGCTATCCTTAACCTAATAGGCTCCTTATCTCCACTTTCCAAACTTTCCTCATCCACCTCAAGCAAAACTCCAACTGCAGATGCAACTTGATATAGCTCCTTCCAGTTTCTATATGCACCTGGGACCCCATAGACCAAAAGCCACTCTCTGATCAAGTCAAGCTTTTCCCCATCACCTTCATCCCACCTTGCTACAGTGAAATTGACCTCCTTTTCACCCAGAAATGTTTCTACATTGGGAGGCTTTAAACAGCTTAGTAGGTCATCCTCTGAGTTGAAGGATGCTACGAAATTCTGCCTACCTTCTCTCTTTATATCCCAGTCATCAGTCAGCTTCCAGAACTTGTTTAGTTCAGTTTTCACTCTTGCCGGGTCCAAGTTACAGGCATTAGATGTGATCAGCAGGCAGTGATGATAGAATTTTTCTTTTTCAACAACTTCCTTTGAAGGTTGAATCATGTAGAACGGGAACCTTGTAGAATGTCCAAATAGCTGGGCCATAGTACCCAGTTTGTCTTTTATCCTGCATTGATCCAAATTGTGTGACGTCTCTTTACAAGCAAAGCATTTCTTTTTACCGGGTAAAGTAGTTAGTTCTTGCCCCGGCGCAGCCTTATTTTCTCGACTATTACGATCCATCGCTTGTGCTGCAATCTGTACTTCTTTGGCGCTTTCTGGTACAATATAATGCCCTCTTGCTGTTTATATCAACATATACAAGCGCatatctgatgcggagcatcctacggtcatcaccatgtcaagagtccgtttggcaagtgacacgtgcgacctctacttctcatacataaaggtgaatcttctcctttacacgtgttcacttgaccccttcgaggatggtatactacttgacactccactcgtgtgcatgcataggtattgccggagcttcacggacgacgaggaggagtacaagcgccaaggaacacctgcaccatccgcgagggaagcatggaagagaaggaagaacaGGACCCGCTCTGTCTGgagcgagcggtactaccgcccacaccaggcggtactaccgctgaaggcaCACCGGTGGTACAACCGCTCGACTACCGCCCAACTACCAGCCCAGCTTCTGTATTCAAGCGGTGCAAGACCGGTACAGCCCCGGTTCTTCCCCCAGCTGTGACTagaccggtacaaccggtcctaCCTCCGGTACAACCGCTCCCTACCTTCGCGTGCACCTCCAGAAACCGGTTCCTGAGCTcctagcggtacaaccgctcgcaCATCCGGTACAACCGCCCTGCCTATGCGCAGTGAgaggggtttcaccccatgtatccccccacttaccccttggactatatatacttgtcccttagctccgtactagggttagcaaatatgatagctcattcttaggtgagctttgctcctacctcttctcttgagagagagagactaccactcccatggagttcaagactttcatgtgagaagatcccgagggattcaagaccccctttgtgggaagatccttctaggattcaagcccccatctcctttggatttggaatgaactctaccttgtatctttttctttgttgttcatgtaccttgtggatcttgtgtgtttgattgtctagtggatgtgtgattggacttattcttgagtgttttcccttgtgatttctcccccgttcttccccgtgttcgtcgtgttcttcgagggatcccactccaaacgtgaaagatcatcaccatagggttccaccctacatcatcttggtatcatgagccacgttgatcacgtttttggagcccctaccccgtgttttctagcttgattttgttgttttcgtcctaaatccgaaaatccccaccaaaaatagcccccaaatttttttgtgatttgttggtttgatgatgttttgttgattttgatctatggatttgcttggtttcaagtggatctagcattcctccaagtttcccctcttctcatccacgaaatccatccaattttggccccaaaatcatccatttccgccccaaaatcgcgcCCCAAGTCGATCTGCGAAAATTCCCGACACGAGCGGTACTTCCGCCcctccgagcggtactaccgctgagtacctcgagcggtacaaccgcccatccgagcggtactaccgcccctcccagtttcagcgttccgagtttcaccgttttgcccataactaattcatccggagtccgtttttgacgttctttagcttgttttgaagctattgacatcccccataccacaaaaataccaccaacatcatttgactccatcaaaattttgggaaattggcaagtttgcctaggtcttccaccacatcatccgcatagccaccaccgacttccgcaacctaacccattgtgatccatatagcattagtggttgcttgagtagtgattcaagtctcctaaggtgtttcggctacttagggacgattgcttcttcatcaaccaccaccaccacttccgcataggcttacccaccatacacttccgccacccccaaCTTAACCTAATTTTGTTTGAgctgtggcttgtgtctcctaaggtgtttcggctacttagggacgacaactccaactccgacacgtgtatagcccatcattccaccccacattgccaagtgcaaaccaccaccgccctacgctaccaccattttgacatttgacgtttgagattttgagttcgcggtttttccattttctaaggtgtttcggctacttagggacgagtctccatcatcttggtatctacatcacgaacaccgccactcatcattgcaaaggacggtaacctcgacgacgccATTGTATATTacacttgcaattgcattgttaacccttagcccattttgcgttacttgcctatcgagactagccatttgagtattgccggcaacgttacttgtgcacattagtgatcatacttcccatagcatacataccatatcatcgtggtacatatattggtatcatatcttgtgtcacaagtttgttcccgcatatacacaattgctatcttggtttgtgcattgtgcaaaagtggccatagaaaaaaaaaagagaaataaagcttttaagcaaaagaaagagagcaaagaagcttgtaagcaagtgccatagcatcataccacattgcacataagattttcatatccgatcatcttggatcatcttgagagaaacaccgggaaccatacatgcatagcatacttggaatagaaagtttatccattttgcatcttataggttgtgcacaagtgtcgtatccgtctatagagcaatcgtgctagcgtctctcttgagttgtgcaacacgagcgttttccgtggattccatattttatgctcattccttggttgcacgaccccatttatctatccgtgtgtgtgtttccgtgtgctacatattgctattggtccatttgtttcacttgcgaatttgtgaatctctttcaacattattgactcttgctaacattttgcatcaaatttttgtgccactatcctcaccgagctacaccataagctttacttgataggtgtgagtgaacaagtccggtaccaattccactattctttcatctcacattgagtgaaacgggatacatcctcaactttgggaaaaggtaacttggtattgtttatctcatttcctactcacctctactcgagtcttgtgatggataggcaaggcatttcaccttcggtctacaacaacaacgacgagttcgatgccacggaAAACAActacgacgccaagatgcaagctcaaatggaggagatcaaagccctcaacaagtcctacaagcgatcttcctcatcttcgagaagacgctcaagagcacatgcttccgagctaccatctatggcaagatcacatcggcatcgacaccatcaccaacaagaacgtgaaggtcaagagctcaacaccaacaaccgctcaacgacttcaccatctcccttggcatcttcccaagcgacttcaaggcatcttcgcctatggacatacggcatcttcgccaacaagaacctcaagactacgctcaagagaagctccccaagctcaagtccgcgacttccacgagctactacgacctcgacatcgagcacgcgattcctttctatgggactcaagaacccgaggactatctcgagtgggagcgtttgatggacgactacctcaagctacatcaagttccttccgaagatcaagtgaagtgcgccacaagaaacttccacgactatgcctcgacatggtggcttcacacaccttcggagagctacaagacgagttggcccaagacgaagagagctttgcggcgagagtttgtacCTCCAACCTACACgaaacaacttcaacgccaattggagaacaccatccaaggatccaagtccatcgac
Above is a window of Triticum aestivum cultivar Chinese Spring chromosome 6B, IWGSC CS RefSeq v2.1, whole genome shotgun sequence DNA encoding:
- the LOC123139188 gene encoding eukaryotic initiation factor 4A-like produces the protein MAETALLGKGPESTEEFGDGENKDNNVRTSTADYTRNKTAAKTLGAEGAQSIKGSSACMIRVTQTKGVDVAATVLEGARFDGKQPVSKMTTRLTQFYEEFNTYNEIHDSFVEMGLRENLLKGIYAYGLAMPSAIHRRGIVPFCKGLDVIQQSLSGTTVTLACGVLQRLDYGSTECQALVLVPTRDLAQETEKVIGALGQWLGVKAHACLGGTSIREEKQISSSSNQVIVATPGRALNMLTRRALCPDNIRMFVLDEADEILAGGLKNQIYDIIQLLPAKILFAVFSTAMSNEALELCRKCMNKPMKVIVPKDEELEGFSVKQFYVKAENEESKFQKLCDLFDTMAVMQNIIFVNARRKVKPLTEKIRGRGYTVSASHGGMDQHSRDAAVQDLQSGSSRVLVTTDLHGADALQVPVVINYDLPAQPVQYLRNVRRSGHPGGIGVAISFVARADERVLSGIQRFCNTQMAELPSNVADLL